One genomic segment of Sphingobacteriales bacterium includes these proteins:
- a CDS encoding AAA family ATPase, with amino-acid sequence MFERLVGDGDMAESIKLSRINDLLQNERFNENFERMRNLSFFNVKSQFPDELLLPVVLSKINHPQFPQLGSHLYRFGSIVVKADGVVSEKETEILQKLLEQINAPKKAIPNVKHTEAKKDETLDDVIAELNELVGLKNIKEDIKTLINFLKIQKAREAEGLSTLSRALHSVFMGPPGTGKTTVARLMGRIFKQIGILKSGHLVEADRAGLVAGYIGQTALKVDEIVKQALDGVLFIDEAYALARGGDSDKRDFGNEAIEILLKRMEDNRERLVIIVAGYPDEMEDFIKSNPGLQSRFNRYFKFAHYTGAEMLDIFKLNCRKSDFTLTEDAEEKLGFIFDELYKNRNRSFGNARVVRTLFEEIVEAQANRLVHVAELTKEVLMAITEADVPEVKSTVRDLLVFDPEKDRKQQQQQEQAQNMGNMNVKDMMEMMKNMMPPPATPVSNPDENPQTPPSTTETPPPPPPPSTSETPPPATETPPPTDK; translated from the coding sequence ATGTTTGAACGCTTGGTAGGCGATGGCGATATGGCAGAAAGTATAAAACTTAGCCGAATTAACGACCTTTTGCAAAACGAACGCTTTAACGAAAACTTTGAAAGAATGCGCAATTTGTCGTTTTTTAACGTTAAAAGCCAATTTCCGGATGAATTGCTACTGCCCGTAGTTTTATCAAAAATTAACCACCCGCAATTCCCACAGTTAGGGTCGCATTTATACCGTTTTGGCTCCATCGTAGTAAAAGCCGATGGTGTTGTTAGCGAAAAAGAAACCGAAATATTGCAAAAACTGCTCGAACAAATTAATGCGCCCAAAAAGGCAATTCCAAACGTAAAACACACCGAAGCTAAAAAAGACGAAACCTTAGACGACGTAATTGCCGAGCTCAACGAATTGGTTGGCTTAAAAAACATTAAAGAAGATATTAAAACGCTCATTAACTTCTTAAAAATACAAAAAGCCCGCGAAGCCGAAGGCCTCTCAACCTTGTCGAGGGCGCTACACTCGGTATTTATGGGCCCTCCCGGAACGGGCAAAACCACCGTAGCAAGGCTTATGGGGCGCATATTTAAACAAATTGGTATTTTAAAAAGTGGTCATTTAGTTGAAGCCGACCGCGCAGGTTTGGTGGCCGGATACATTGGTCAAACTGCCTTAAAAGTGGACGAAATTGTAAAACAGGCCTTAGATGGGGTGTTGTTTATAGACGAGGCTTACGCCTTGGCGCGCGGCGGCGATAGCGATAAACGCGATTTTGGCAACGAAGCCATAGAAATTTTATTAAAACGGATGGAAGACAACCGCGAGCGTTTAGTGATTATTGTAGCAGGCTATCCGGATGAAATGGAGGATTTTATCAAATCAAATCCCGGATTACAGTCGAGGTTTAACCGCTATTTTAAATTTGCCCACTACACCGGCGCCGAAATGCTCGATATTTTTAAGCTCAACTGCCGCAAATCGGACTTTACACTCACCGAAGATGCCGAAGAAAAATTGGGTTTTATATTTGACGAATTGTACAAAAACAGAAACCGAAGCTTTGGCAACGCGCGGGTAGTGCGCACCTTGTTCGAAGAAATTGTAGAGGCGCAAGCTAATCGCTTAGTACATGTTGCCGAACTCACAAAAGAAGTGTTAATGGCAATTACCGAAGCCGATGTTCCGGAAGTTAAAAGCACCGTGCGCGACTTATTGGTTTTTGACCCCGAAAAAGACCGCAAACAGCAACAGCAACAAGAGCAGGCTCAAAATATGGGTAATATGAACGTAAAAGATATGATGGAAATGATGAAAAATATGATGCCGCCGCCGGCAACACCCGTATCAAATCCGGATGAAAACCCACAAACGCCACCTTCTACAACAGAAACACCACCACCCCCTCCCCCACCCTCCACATCTGAAACGCCGCCTCCTGCAACCGAAACGCCACCTCCAACAGACAAATAA